One region of Salvia miltiorrhiza cultivar Shanhuang (shh) chromosome 3, IMPLAD_Smil_shh, whole genome shotgun sequence genomic DNA includes:
- the LOC131014665 gene encoding uncharacterized protein LOC131014665, whose translation MMIIFQNLFFITSSSLLILSLLHFLQTCKAADCSPSACGNIGNISFPFRLKNDPIGCGDHQYELVCENNVPTVYLNSQKYHVRAIDYHTFTIRLADVFIINNNTCSFPMYSAYEIIYFYPYDFSGILGTPRINIMSCQHPLHNSSPFTQLTDCEQPSTHVYIKVGNVSVAYMDYMCTLDSVLATSWKFTDLSLNNVSLSEIHQALFYGVNVSWLRFMCGKCSGRTSCSVGPDGVATCHEYPSDLGYNWEHIMESFRPHYGGPIAGCLMIFMLVVAVVFAGVSIPAKIIIGFGASYWVLVKDWERSDIERIIVVSYEVRFIIGIVCGMGFLIYKFRRRRLSVYDEIEGFLQSDNKLSPIRYSYSDIKKMTRGFREKLGEGGFGSVYKGKLRSGHHVAVKLLEKSKANGQDFINEIGTIGRIHHVNVVKLVGYCAQRSKRALIFDFMPNGSLEKYIFKGEKASSLDWDMKFKIAIGVARGVEYLHRGCDIQILHFDIKPHNILLDDKFVPKISDFGLAKLCSIEKDTVTMTAARGTIGYVAPELINRSIGGVSYKADVYSFGMLLMEMVGLNKDLRGKNDVSSKYFPDWIYDHFNQGKDIEIEKAGEKNGNDDENESRKSLVQKMTIVALWCIQIRPDDRPSMNKVLEMLEADVERLHIPELPSQSAHVAGNEEDSLGTNSTDSVSLLHYYDRSIEITIA comes from the exons ATGATGATCATATTTCAGAACCTCTTCTTCATCACCtcttcatctctcttgattctCTCACTACTCCATTTTCTCCAAACTTGTAAAGCAGCAGATTGCAGCCCTTCTGCGTGTGGCAACATTGGCAATATTAGCTTTCCTTTCCGCCTCAAGAATGATCCCATCGGCTGTGGTGATCACCAATACGAATTAGTATGTGAGAACAACGTCCCCACAGTTTATCTCAACTCCCAGAAATACCATGTTAGAGCAATCGATTACCACACCTTCACCATCAGGCTTGCTGATGTTTTTATCATAAACAACAACACCTGCTCTTTTCCTATGTATTCTGCATATGAAATTATCTATTTCTATCCttatgatttctctggcattcTTGGAACACCGCGTATTAATATCATGAGCTGCCAGCATCCGTTGCATAATTCTTCTCCCTTTACCCAACTCACTGATTGTGAGCAACCTAGCACACATGTATACATCAAGGTTGGAAACGTGAGCGTCGCATATATGGACTACATGTGCACACTAGATTCCGTCCTGGCAACATCTTGGAAATTTACAGACTTGAGTTTGAATAACGTATCGCTCTCAGAAATCCACCAAGCTCTGTTTTATGGAGTTAATGTGTCTTGGTTGAGATTTATGTGTGGCAAGTGCAGTGGAAGAACTAGTTGTTCTGTGGGGCCGGATGGCGTAGCTACTTGCCACGAGTACCCATCTGATCTAGGTTACAACTGGG AGCACATCATGGAATCCTTCCGACCACACTACGGAG GTCCAATTGCAGGCTGTCTCATGATTTTTATGCTTGTAGTTG CTGTTGTATTTGCAGGGGTAAGCATTCCAGCAAAGATCATCATTGGATTTGGCGCATCTTATTGGGTTCTTGTAAAAGACT GGGAGCGCAGCGATATTGAACGTATCATTG TTGTAAGTTATGAAGTAAGATTCATCATTGGGATTGTTTGCGGAATGGGGTTCTTGATCTACAAGTTTCGGAGAAGGCGCTTGTCGGTGTACGATGAAATAGAAGGCTTCCTGCAGAGTGACAACAAACTCTCACCAATCAGGTACTCATATTCAGATATAAAGAAGATGACCAGAGGTTTTCGAGAAAAACTAGGCGAGGGAGGATTCGGTTCTGTTTACAAAGGAAAGCTCCGAAGTGGGCATCATGTAGCAGTCAAACTGCTCGAAAAATCCAAGGCAAACGGGCAAGACTTCATCAATGAAATTGGAACAATTGGGAGGATCCATCATGTAAATGTTGTCAAGCTCGTTGGATATTGTGCTCAAAGATCCAAACGCGCCCTCATATTCGATTTCATGCCTAATGGTTCCCTTGAAAAGTACATTTTCAAGGGTGAAAAAGCATCTTCACTAGATTGGGATATGAAATTTAAGATTGCAATTGGAGTGGCTCGAGGAGTTGAGTATTTGCACCGTGGTTGTGATATTCAGATCTTGCATTTTGACATTAAACCTCACAATATACTTCTTGATGATAAGTTTGTCCCAAAAATATCAGATTTTGGGTTGGCAAAATTATGCTCCATAGAGAAGGACACTGTGACCATGACTGCTGCTAGAGGAACCATAGGCTATGTTGCTCCAGAACTCATCAATAGAAGTATTGGCGGAGTGTCTTACAAGGCTGATGTGTATAGTTTTGGGATGTTGTTGATGGAAATGGTTGGCTTAAACAAAGACTTGAGGGGAAAGAATGATGTTTCAAGCAAGTATTTTCCAGATTGGATATATGACCACTTTAACCAAGGCAAAGacattgaaattgaaaaagCAGGGGAAAAGAATGGTAatgatgatgagaatgagagTAGAAAGAGTCTTGTACAGAAGATGACAATAGTTGCGCTATGGTGTATACAGATAAGGCCAGATGATCGCCCATCAATGAATAAAGTGTTGGAAATGTTGGAAGCTGATGTTGAACGTCTGCACATTCCAGAGTTGCCATCTCAATCAGCGCATGTTGCAGGAAACGAGGAAGACAGCTTGGGTACAAATTCAACTGATTCTGTATCCCTGCTGCATTATTACGATAGGAGCATTGAGATTACTATTGCTTGA
- the LOC131019048 gene encoding receptor-like protein EIX2 gives MRNLQYIDLSSCGFHDAIPQQIENLSGLRYLNLGNSYPIFMDNKLKVRNLQWLWHLSSLEHLDLTGVDVSKASDWLRAVENLPSLLELRLASCGLRSLISSNVANLTHLRVLDLSWNNFNSSLPRLIYSC, from the coding sequence ATGAGAAATCTACAGTACATCGATCTCTCCAGCTGCGGATTCCACGACGCGATCCCTCAGCAAATCGAGAATCTCTCGGGCCTCCGATATCTGAATCTCGGAAATTCGTACCCAATTTTTATGGATAATAAACTTAAGGTTCGCAATTTGCAGTGGTTGTGGCATCTTTCTTCATTGGAGCACTTGGATTTGACAGGAGTCGATGTGAGCAAGGCGAGTGATTGGCTGCGAGCAGTCGAAAATCTGCCTTCTTTGTTGGAGCTGCGCCTCGCGAGTTGCGGCTTACGGTCCCTGATTTCGAGCAATGTTGCAAATCTCACACATCTTCGTGTTCTTGATCTTTCCTGGAACAATTTCAACTCATCGTTGCCTCGCTTGATTTACAgctgttag
- the LOC131014666 gene encoding probable LRR receptor-like serine/threonine-protein kinase At1g07650 isoform X1, producing MCEVCSGKQSEARMMITRNFIFPFTCSSIFILSLHFFQTCNAADCTPSVCGVIRNISSPFRLKGDPKHCGDRKYELVCENNVASVHLNPQKYLVKAINYSDFTIRLAHVSISNNTCSFPMSSAYESIPISSSYESFDPYELDMNWPIYFMSCEHPLQNSSLSTQVTDCEQGRHTYIKVGHMRLADVEYMCTIVSVVKTSWNFRDLNNVSLSEIHQSLLYGFNLSWWGLACRKCNIADGCYVDQHGTVTCGERHSDLYYHWRDVMDTFRPEQEGPLAGYLMIFMLVVAVVFAGVSIPAKIIIGFGASYWVLVKYNWWRGTTERIIIVSYEVRFIVGILCGMGFLIYKFRRRRLSMYEEIEGFLKSDNKLSPIRYSYSDIKKMTRDFREKLGEGGYGCVYKGKLRSGHHVAVKLLGKATTNGQDFINEIGTIGRIHHVNVVKLVGYCAERSKRALVFDFMPNGSLEKYIFNREKVSPLDWDMKFKIVVEVARGIEYLHCGCDIQILHFDIKPHNILLDDKFVPKISDFGLAKLCSIEMDTVTMTAARGTIGYVAPELINRSIGGVSYKADVYSFGMLLMEMVGLNQELRGNYDDSSKYFPDWIYDHFNQGKDIEIEKVEEKNGNDDGSESRKRLVQKMTIVALWCIQMRPHDRPSMSKVLEMLEADVERLHIPMYPFQSAHVAGNEEESRDTSATDSVSLLHYSNGSNIEITIA from the exons ATGTGTGAAGTTTGTAGTGGAAAACAATCTGAAGCAAGAATGATGATCACTCGAAACTTCATCTTCCCCTTCACTTGTTCATCTATCTTCATTCTCTCACTCCATTTCTTTCAAACTTGTAATGCAGCCGACTGCACCCCTTCTGTGTGTGGCGTTATTCGCAATATTAGCTCCCCTTTCCGCCTCAAGGGTGATCCCAAGCACTGTGGTGATCGCAAATACGAATTAGTCTGCGAAAACAACGTCGCCTCAGTTCATCTAAACCCCCAGAAATACTTGGTGAAAGCGATCAATTACAGTGACTTCACCATAAGGCTTGCTCATGTTTCCATTAGCAACAACACCTGCTCTTTTCCTATGTCTTCCGCATATGAATCTATTCCTATTTCTTCTTCATATGAGTCTTTCGATCCTTATGAATTGGATATGAATTGGCCTATTTATTTCATGAGCTGCGAGCATCCATTGCAAAATTCTTCATTGTCAACCCAAGTTACTGATTGTGAGCAAGGCAGACATACTTACATAAAGGTTGGCCACATGCGTCTCGCAGATGTGGAGTATATGTGCACAATAGTTTCCGTAGTTAAAACATCTTGGAATTTTAGGGATCTGAATAATGTATCGCTCTCAGAAATCCATCAATCTCTGCTCTATGGATTTAATCTGTCTTGGTGGGGTTTGGCTTGTCGGAAGTGCAACATAGCAGATGGTTGTTATGTGGATCAGCATGGCACTGTTACCTGCGGCGAGCGCCATTCTGATCTGTATTACCACTGGA GGGACGTCATGGATACCTTCCGACCAGAACAAGAAG GTCCACTTGCAGGCTATCTCATGATTTTTATGCTTGTAGTTG CTGTTGTATTTGCAGGGGTAAGCATTCCAGCAAAGATCATCATTGGATTTGGCGCATCTTATTGGGTTCTTGTAAAATACAACT GGTGGCGCGGTACTACTGAACGCATCATTA TTGTTAGCTACGAAGTAAGATTCATAGTTGGGATTCTTTGTGGAATGGGGTTCTTGATCTACAAGTTTAGACGAAGGCGTTTGTCGATGTACGAGGAAATAGAAGGCTTCCTAAAAAGTGACAACAAACTCTCGCCAATTAGATACTCATATTCAGACATAAAGAAGATGACGAGAGATTTTCGAGAAAAATTAGGTGAAGGAGGATACGGTTGTGTTTACAAAGGAAAGCTCCGAAGTGGGCATCATGTAGCAGTCAAACTACTGGGAAAGGCCACAACGAATGGGCAAGACTTCATCAATGAAATTGGAACCATTGGGAGGATCCACCATGTAAATGTTGTCAAGCTTGTTGGATATTGTGCTGAAAGGTCCAAACGCGCCCTCGTATTCGATTTCATGCCCAATGGCTCCCTTGAAAAGTACATCTTCAATCGAGAAAAAGTATCACCATTGGATTGGGATATGAAGTTTAAAATTGTAGTTGAAGTGGCCCGAGGGATTGAGTATTTGCATTGTGGTTGTGATATCCAAATCTTACATTTTGATATCAAACCTCACAATATACTTCTTGATGATAAGTTTGTCCCAAAAATATCAGATTTTGGACTGGCAAAATTATGCTCTATAGAGATGGACACAGTGACCATGACTGCTGCTAGAGGAACCATAGGATATGTTGCTCCTGAACTCATCAATAGAAGTATTGGCGGAGTGTCTTACAAGGCTGATGTGTATAGTTTTGGGATGCTGTTGATGGAAATGGTTGGCTTAAACCAAGAGTTGAGGGGAAACTATGATGATTCTAGCAAGTATTTTCCTGATTGGATATATGACCATTTTAACCAAGGTAAGGacattgaaattgaaaaagtaGAGGAAAAGAATGGTAATGATGATGGGAGTGAGAGTAGAAAGCGTCTTGTACAGAAGATGACAATAGTTGCGCTATGGTGCATACAAATGAGGCCACATGATCGTCCATCAATGAGTAAAGTGTTGGAAATGTTGGAAGCTGATGTTGAACGTCTGCACATTCCAATGTATCCGTTTCAATCAGCGCATGTGGCTGGAAACGAGGAAGAGAGCCGGGATACAAGTGCAACTGATTCAGTATCATTGCTACATTATAGCAATGGGAGCAACATTGAGATTACTATTGCTTGA
- the LOC131014666 gene encoding probable receptor-like protein kinase At5g20050 isoform X2 — MCEVCSGKQSEARMMITRNFIFPFTCSSIFILSLHFFQTCNAADCTPSVCGVIRNISSPFRLKGDPKHCGDRKYELVCENNVASVHLNPQKYLVKAINYSDFTIRLAHVSISNNTCSFPMSSAYESIPISSSYESFDPYELDMNWPIYFMSCEHPLQNSSLSTQVTDCEQGRHTYIKVGHMRLADVEYMCTIVSVVKTSWNFRDLNNVSLSEIHQSLLYGFNLSWWGLACRKCNIADGCYVDQHGTVTCGERHSDLYYHWRDVMDTFRPEQEGPLAGYLMIFMLVVAVVFAGVSIPAKIIIGFGASYWVLVKYNFVSYEVRFIVGILCGMGFLIYKFRRRRLSMYEEIEGFLKSDNKLSPIRYSYSDIKKMTRDFREKLGEGGYGCVYKGKLRSGHHVAVKLLGKATTNGQDFINEIGTIGRIHHVNVVKLVGYCAERSKRALVFDFMPNGSLEKYIFNREKVSPLDWDMKFKIVVEVARGIEYLHCGCDIQILHFDIKPHNILLDDKFVPKISDFGLAKLCSIEMDTVTMTAARGTIGYVAPELINRSIGGVSYKADVYSFGMLLMEMVGLNQELRGNYDDSSKYFPDWIYDHFNQGKDIEIEKVEEKNGNDDGSESRKRLVQKMTIVALWCIQMRPHDRPSMSKVLEMLEADVERLHIPMYPFQSAHVAGNEEESRDTSATDSVSLLHYSNGSNIEITIA; from the exons ATGTGTGAAGTTTGTAGTGGAAAACAATCTGAAGCAAGAATGATGATCACTCGAAACTTCATCTTCCCCTTCACTTGTTCATCTATCTTCATTCTCTCACTCCATTTCTTTCAAACTTGTAATGCAGCCGACTGCACCCCTTCTGTGTGTGGCGTTATTCGCAATATTAGCTCCCCTTTCCGCCTCAAGGGTGATCCCAAGCACTGTGGTGATCGCAAATACGAATTAGTCTGCGAAAACAACGTCGCCTCAGTTCATCTAAACCCCCAGAAATACTTGGTGAAAGCGATCAATTACAGTGACTTCACCATAAGGCTTGCTCATGTTTCCATTAGCAACAACACCTGCTCTTTTCCTATGTCTTCCGCATATGAATCTATTCCTATTTCTTCTTCATATGAGTCTTTCGATCCTTATGAATTGGATATGAATTGGCCTATTTATTTCATGAGCTGCGAGCATCCATTGCAAAATTCTTCATTGTCAACCCAAGTTACTGATTGTGAGCAAGGCAGACATACTTACATAAAGGTTGGCCACATGCGTCTCGCAGATGTGGAGTATATGTGCACAATAGTTTCCGTAGTTAAAACATCTTGGAATTTTAGGGATCTGAATAATGTATCGCTCTCAGAAATCCATCAATCTCTGCTCTATGGATTTAATCTGTCTTGGTGGGGTTTGGCTTGTCGGAAGTGCAACATAGCAGATGGTTGTTATGTGGATCAGCATGGCACTGTTACCTGCGGCGAGCGCCATTCTGATCTGTATTACCACTGGA GGGACGTCATGGATACCTTCCGACCAGAACAAGAAG GTCCACTTGCAGGCTATCTCATGATTTTTATGCTTGTAGTTG CTGTTGTATTTGCAGGGGTAAGCATTCCAGCAAAGATCATCATTGGATTTGGCGCATCTTATTGGGTTCTTGTAAAATACAACT TTGTTAGCTACGAAGTAAGATTCATAGTTGGGATTCTTTGTGGAATGGGGTTCTTGATCTACAAGTTTAGACGAAGGCGTTTGTCGATGTACGAGGAAATAGAAGGCTTCCTAAAAAGTGACAACAAACTCTCGCCAATTAGATACTCATATTCAGACATAAAGAAGATGACGAGAGATTTTCGAGAAAAATTAGGTGAAGGAGGATACGGTTGTGTTTACAAAGGAAAGCTCCGAAGTGGGCATCATGTAGCAGTCAAACTACTGGGAAAGGCCACAACGAATGGGCAAGACTTCATCAATGAAATTGGAACCATTGGGAGGATCCACCATGTAAATGTTGTCAAGCTTGTTGGATATTGTGCTGAAAGGTCCAAACGCGCCCTCGTATTCGATTTCATGCCCAATGGCTCCCTTGAAAAGTACATCTTCAATCGAGAAAAAGTATCACCATTGGATTGGGATATGAAGTTTAAAATTGTAGTTGAAGTGGCCCGAGGGATTGAGTATTTGCATTGTGGTTGTGATATCCAAATCTTACATTTTGATATCAAACCTCACAATATACTTCTTGATGATAAGTTTGTCCCAAAAATATCAGATTTTGGACTGGCAAAATTATGCTCTATAGAGATGGACACAGTGACCATGACTGCTGCTAGAGGAACCATAGGATATGTTGCTCCTGAACTCATCAATAGAAGTATTGGCGGAGTGTCTTACAAGGCTGATGTGTATAGTTTTGGGATGCTGTTGATGGAAATGGTTGGCTTAAACCAAGAGTTGAGGGGAAACTATGATGATTCTAGCAAGTATTTTCCTGATTGGATATATGACCATTTTAACCAAGGTAAGGacattgaaattgaaaaagtaGAGGAAAAGAATGGTAATGATGATGGGAGTGAGAGTAGAAAGCGTCTTGTACAGAAGATGACAATAGTTGCGCTATGGTGCATACAAATGAGGCCACATGATCGTCCATCAATGAGTAAAGTGTTGGAAATGTTGGAAGCTGATGTTGAACGTCTGCACATTCCAATGTATCCGTTTCAATCAGCGCATGTGGCTGGAAACGAGGAAGAGAGCCGGGATACAAGTGCAACTGATTCAGTATCATTGCTACATTATAGCAATGGGAGCAACATTGAGATTACTATTGCTTGA
- the LOC131014667 gene encoding probable receptor-like protein kinase At5g20050, which produces MCEVCSGKQSEARMMITRNFIFLFTCSSLLIVFFQTCNAADCTPSACGVIRNISSPFRLKGDPKHCGDRKYELVCENNVASVHLNSQKYLVKAINYSDFTIRLAHVSINNTTCSFPMSSAYEPSYFDPYDLVLDMNWPINFMSCEHPLQNSSLSTQVTDCEQGRHTYIKVGHMRLADVEYMCTLVSVVATAWNFRDVNNVSLSEIHQSLLYGFNLSWIGFLCRKCNKGAGCSVDPNGTVTCGEHHSGLYYDWEQIKYSFQPPEGPAAGCLMLFMLIAAVVFAGVSIPAKIIIGFGATYWVFVKNWWRRDIERIIVVSYEVRFIVGILCGMGFLIYKFRRRRLSMYEEIESFLKSDNKLSPIRYSYSDIKKMTRGFREKLGEGGYGCVYKGKLRSGHHVAVKLLGKATTNGQDFINEIGTIGRIHHVNVVKLVGYCAERSKRALIFDFMPNGSLERYVFSREKASSLHWEMKFKIAVGVARGVEYLHRGCDIQILHFDIKPHNILLDDKFVPKISDFGLAKLCSIEKDTVTMTAARGTIGYVAPELINRSIGGVSYKADVYSFGMLLMEMVGLNRELRGNNDDSSKYFPDWIYDHFNQGKDIEIEKAEEKNGNDDGNESRKSLVQKMTIVALWCIQMRPDDRPSMSKVLEMLEADVERLHIPVYPSQSAHVAGNKEDSRDTSATDSVSLLHYSNGSSIEITIA; this is translated from the exons ATGTGTGAAGTTTGTAGTGGAAAACAATCTGAAGCAAGAATGATGATCACTCGAAACTTCATCTTCCTCTTCActtgttcatctctcttgattgttttCTTTCAAACTTGTAATGCAGCCGACTGCACCCCTTCTGCGTGTGGCGTTATTCGCAATATTAGCTCCCCTTTCCGCCTCAAGGGTGATCCCAAGCACTGTGGTGATCGCAAATACGAATTAGTCTGCGAAAACAACGTCGCCTCAGTTCATCTAAACTCCCAGAAATACTTGGTGAAAGCGATCAATTACAGTGACTTCACCATCAGGCTTGCTCATGTTTCCATAAACAACACCACCTGCTCTTTTCCTATGTCTTCTGCATATGAGCCTTCTTATTTCGATCCTTATGACTTGGTCTTGGATATGAATTGGCCTATTAATTTCATGAGCTGCGAGCATCCATTGCAAAATTCTTCATTGTCAACCCAAGTTACTGATTGTGAGCAAGGCAGACATACTTACATAAAGGTTGGCCACATGCGTCTCGCAGATGTGGAGTATATGTGCACACTAGTTTCCGTAGTTGCAACAGCTTGGAATTTTAGGGATGTGAATAATGTATCGCTCTCAGAAATCCATCAATCTCTGCTCTATGGATTTAATCTGTCTTGGATAGGTTTTCTTTGTCGGAAGTGCAACAAAGGAGCTGGTTGTTCTGTGGATCCGAATGGCACTGTTACTTGCGGCGAGCACCATTCTGGTCTCTATTACGACTGGG AGCAAATCAAGTATTCCTTCCAACCACCTGAAG GTCCAGCTGCAGGCTGTCTCATGCTTTTTATGCTCATAGCTG CTGTTGTATTTGCAGGGGTAAGCATTCCGGCAAAGATTATCATCGGATTTGGCGCCACTTATTGGGTTTTTGTGAAAAACT GGTGGCGCCGTGATATTGAACGCATCATTG TTGTTAGCTATGAGGTAAGATTCATAGTTGGGATTCTCTGTGGAATGGGCTTCTTGATCTACAAGTTTAGAAGAAGGCGTTTGTCGATGTACGAGGAAATAGAAAGCTTCCTAAAAAGTGACAACAAACTCTCGCCAATCAGGTACTCATATTCAGACATAAAGAAGATGACGAGAGGTTTTCGAGAAAAATTAGGTGAAGGAGGGTACGGTTGTGTTTATAAAGGAAAGCTCCGAAGTGGGCATCATGTAGCAGTCAAATTACTGGGAAAGGCTACAACGAATGGGCAAGACTTCATCAATGAAATTGGAACCATTGGGAGGATCCATCATGTGAATGTTGTCAAGCTTGTTGGATATTGTGCTGAAAGGTCCAAACGCGCCCTCATATTCGATTTTATGCCAAATGGTTCCCTTGAAAGGTACGTCTTTAGCCGAGAAAAAGCATCTTCATTGCATTGGGAAATGAAATTCAAGATTGCAGTTGGAGTGGCACGAGGAGTTGAGTATTTGCATCGTGGTTGTGATATCCAGATCTTACATTTTGATATCAAACCTCACAATATACTTCTTGATGACAAGTTCGTCCCAAAAATATCAGATTTTGGGCTGGCAAAATTGTGCTCCATAGAGAAGGACACTGTGACCATGACTGCTGCTAGAGGAACCATAGGATATGTTGCTCCTGAACTCATCAATAGAAGTATTGGCGGAGTGTCTTACAAGGCTGATGTGTATAGTTTTGGGATGTTGTTGATGGAAATGGTTGGCTTAAACAGAGAGTTGAGGGGAAACAATGATGATTCTAGCAAGTATTTTCCAGATTGGATATATGACCACTTTAACCAAGGTAAGGacattgaaattgaaaaagCAGAGGAAAAGAATGGAAATGATGATGGGAATGAGAGTAGAAAGAGTCTTGTGCAGAAGATGACAATAGTTGCGCTATGGTGCATACAAATGAGGCCAGATGATCGTCCATCAATGAGTAAAGTGTTGGAAATGTTGGAAGCTGATGTTGAACGTCTGCACATTCCAGTGTATCCGTCTCAATCAGCGCATGTGGCTGGAAACAAGGAAGATAGTCGGGATACAAGTGCAACTGATTCAGTATCATTGCTACATTATAGCAATGGGAGCAGCATTGAGATTACTATTGCTTGA